A window of the Euzebya pacifica genome harbors these coding sequences:
- a CDS encoding IclR family transcriptional regulator: protein MLSSDPLETSVVGRAFSILFCFDGRRHELSLAEITERVGLPKTTVHRLAAHLLEQGVLERGSAGCYRLGMRLFELGNLVPSQRRLRSTALPFIEDLYEATHQVIHFGVLDDIEVIYLERITGHDGVSCPTRIGGRMPAHCTAVGKAILAHRPEALGRTVQAGLSRRTPHTIADEARLVADLQEIARSGLAYDWQEGQVGVSCVAAPVFNRDGKAVAALSVTSHAIHKRSERFAGAVQATAASLTRTLRHMPDAYWDHSDLSAELRGSSA from the coding sequence ATGTTGTCATCAGACCCCTTGGAGACGTCTGTTGTTGGGCGGGCGTTCTCGATCCTGTTCTGCTTCGATGGTCGACGTCACGAGCTGAGCCTCGCGGAGATCACTGAGCGCGTCGGCCTGCCGAAGACGACCGTGCACCGACTGGCCGCCCACTTGCTGGAGCAGGGGGTCCTCGAGCGCGGTTCCGCCGGCTGCTACCGGCTGGGGATGCGGCTCTTCGAGCTCGGGAACCTCGTCCCGAGCCAACGGAGGCTCCGATCGACCGCGCTTCCTTTCATAGAAGACCTCTACGAGGCCACCCACCAAGTCATTCACTTCGGGGTCCTGGACGACATCGAAGTCATCTACCTCGAACGCATCACTGGCCATGACGGCGTAAGTTGCCCTACCCGGATCGGCGGACGAATGCCGGCGCACTGCACGGCGGTAGGAAAGGCCATTCTTGCCCACCGGCCGGAGGCGCTGGGGCGCACAGTCCAGGCGGGCCTGTCCCGGCGTACCCCCCACACCATCGCGGACGAGGCGCGCCTTGTAGCGGACCTCCAGGAAATCGCCCGATCCGGTCTCGCCTATGACTGGCAAGAAGGCCAGGTGGGAGTGTCCTGCGTCGCGGCTCCAGTGTTCAACCGGGACGGCAAGGCTGTTGCCGCCCTTTCCGTGACCTCGCATGCCATCCACAAGCGAAGCGAACGTTTTGCCGGGGCGGTACAAGCCACAGCGGCGTCGCTGACTCGGACGCTGCGCCATATGCCCGACGCCTATTGGGACCACAGTGACTTGTCCGCTGAACTCAGGGGCTCCTCGGCCTGA
- a CDS encoding 2-keto-4-pentenoate hydratase — protein MGDRLYTAMQTGEAIDPLTDELPDMSVDDAYAVQTRLVERLSQDGATVVGYKLGLTSRPMQQMIGVDQPDFAPVLSHMVHDESSPVDLSRFIQPKIEAEIALVLKEPLRGPGVTTLQAGRAVAGAVASLELVDSRVKDWKIRLADTVADLASAGAIVLGQTLAPLEGWDLRLSGMMVERNGELEDTGAGAAALGSPLAAVAWLANTLAPYGVELQPGHVIMTGALHRAFEVEPGDLVRAEFDRIGAVTVRFV, from the coding sequence ATGGGTGACCGGCTGTACACGGCCATGCAGACCGGTGAGGCGATAGACCCGCTCACCGACGAGCTACCTGACATGTCCGTGGATGACGCCTATGCGGTGCAGACCCGGTTGGTCGAGCGACTCAGCCAGGACGGTGCGACAGTCGTCGGCTACAAGCTCGGCCTCACCTCCCGCCCGATGCAGCAAATGATCGGGGTCGACCAACCCGACTTCGCACCGGTCCTGTCCCACATGGTCCACGACGAGTCGTCCCCGGTTGACCTGTCCCGCTTCATCCAGCCGAAGATCGAGGCCGAGATCGCGCTGGTCCTCAAGGAACCGCTTCGTGGCCCGGGCGTGACCACCCTTCAGGCGGGCCGGGCTGTCGCGGGGGCTGTGGCCTCCTTGGAACTCGTCGACAGCCGGGTCAAGGATTGGAAGATCCGGTTGGCTGACACGGTCGCTGACCTGGCCAGTGCGGGCGCCATCGTGCTGGGTCAAACCCTCGCCCCGCTCGAAGGCTGGGACCTACGGCTGTCCGGAATGATGGTCGAGCGCAATGGTGAATTGGAGGACACCGGGGCGGGTGCCGCGGCCCTCGGCAGTCCGCTGGCCGCTGTTGCGTGGCTGGCCAACACGCTCGCACCGTACGGCGTGGAGTTGCAGCCGGGCCACGTAATCATGACGGGTGCGCTGCACCGCGCGTTCGAGGTGGAGCCGGGCGACCTGGTTCGAGCAGAGTTCGACCGAATCGGTGCCGTCACCGTTCGATTCGTGTGA
- a CDS encoding thiolase family protein: MSLAVAALRDAVADAGVALSDLDGLLINRSGVPGDGSLSLDLARTAGLDGLGVLKEVECRGTTAALILADAFALVESGAAQTVAAVFADAPIRQGGSAGAGFAQYVGSGHPRAVERSAGLLGAVPAYALIAARYAALHGLSTEALATVALTTRQWASGNPLAVAREPLTMEAYTASPMVATPLRRLDCARPVNGAVALVVTAKGSDHPTVRVVGQGGAHPVRRRMGPAESWFDDHVLPAADTALRQAGITRENIDVLQLYDPFTIVTLCLLEAHGFAPPGEAAGWMRDGHGAPGGTLPLNTGGGQLSGWYLQGMTPVVEAIIQLRGDGAGRQVPDARTAFVATMGGRLDNHSTLVLRRED; the protein is encoded by the coding sequence GTGTCCCTCGCCGTGGCCGCCTTGAGGGACGCCGTGGCTGACGCCGGGGTTGCGCTGTCCGACCTGGATGGGCTGCTCATCAACCGCAGTGGCGTCCCAGGCGATGGCAGCCTGTCATTGGACCTGGCCCGCACCGCTGGACTCGACGGGCTCGGCGTGCTCAAGGAAGTGGAGTGTCGAGGGACGACCGCGGCGCTGATATTGGCCGACGCATTCGCGTTGGTTGAGTCCGGAGCGGCCCAGACCGTCGCGGCCGTCTTTGCTGATGCACCGATTCGTCAGGGGGGGTCTGCCGGTGCCGGCTTCGCGCAATACGTCGGGAGCGGGCACCCGCGAGCGGTCGAACGGTCCGCCGGACTGCTCGGCGCGGTCCCGGCTTATGCACTGATCGCCGCGCGATACGCGGCCCTCCACGGCCTTTCCACCGAGGCGCTTGCCACCGTCGCGCTGACGACGCGCCAATGGGCGAGTGGCAACCCCCTCGCCGTGGCACGCGAGCCGCTGACGATGGAGGCCTACACCGCGAGCCCCATGGTTGCCACGCCCCTTCGTCGGCTGGACTGTGCTCGGCCCGTCAACGGGGCCGTGGCGTTGGTCGTCACCGCGAAGGGTTCCGATCATCCCACGGTGCGCGTCGTCGGTCAGGGAGGGGCTCACCCGGTCCGTCGCCGAATGGGCCCAGCCGAGAGCTGGTTCGACGACCACGTTCTCCCCGCAGCCGACACGGCGCTCCGGCAAGCCGGGATCACACGGGAGAACATCGATGTCCTTCAGCTCTACGACCCCTTCACGATTGTCACCCTGTGCTTGCTCGAAGCCCATGGCTTCGCCCCACCCGGCGAAGCGGCGGGTTGGATGCGGGACGGCCATGGCGCACCCGGCGGGACACTCCCGCTCAACACCGGCGGCGGGCAACTATCGGGGTGGTACCTCCAGGGCATGACGCCAGTCGTGGAGGCCATCATCCAACTGCGCGGTGACGGTGCAGGCCGACAGGTCCCGGACGCGCGGACCGCCTTCGTGGCAACGATGGGCGGTCGACTGGACAATCATTCCACGCTCGTCCTACGACGGGAGGACTGA
- a CDS encoding acetaldehyde dehydrogenase (acetylating) codes for MSSVPCAIVGSGNIGTDLMYKLLRSPHLDPVAMVGIDPKSEGLARARREGLAATDEGVDWLMANVEDLGVTTVFEATSAWVHRQNAPRYEAAGMRCVDLTPAKIGPLVVPPVNLDEHRDATNVNLITCGGQATVPMVHAVSRVSSVRYAEIVSSVASVSAGPGTRQNIDEFTLTTSKALVEVGGAQTGKAIMVLNPADPPILMRNTVFCAVEEDHDKDAIVDSIHRMVAEVSAYVPGYRLVADPVFENGRYDTPRGEVTTRVVVLLEVAGAGDFFPPYAGNLDIMTASAVRVAESAIPSGVSV; via the coding sequence ATGAGTTCAGTACCCTGCGCAATCGTCGGATCCGGGAACATCGGCACCGACTTGATGTACAAGCTCCTGCGATCGCCACACCTCGATCCGGTGGCGATGGTTGGTATTGACCCGAAGTCTGAAGGTTTGGCCCGGGCCCGCCGGGAAGGGTTGGCGGCCACGGATGAGGGGGTTGACTGGCTTATGGCCAATGTCGAGGACCTCGGGGTCACGACCGTCTTCGAGGCCACTTCGGCATGGGTCCATCGTCAGAACGCCCCGCGATATGAGGCCGCGGGGATGCGCTGCGTTGATCTCACTCCGGCCAAAATCGGACCACTGGTGGTGCCGCCGGTCAACCTTGACGAGCACCGTGACGCCACCAACGTGAACCTGATCACGTGTGGAGGACAAGCAACCGTACCGATGGTGCATGCGGTGAGCAGGGTCTCGTCGGTTCGCTACGCCGAGATCGTGTCGTCCGTCGCGTCGGTGTCAGCGGGCCCCGGGACGCGCCAGAACATCGACGAGTTCACACTCACGACCTCCAAGGCCCTTGTTGAGGTGGGCGGCGCCCAGACCGGTAAGGCCATCATGGTGCTCAATCCCGCTGACCCCCCGATCCTCATGCGCAACACGGTGTTCTGTGCGGTCGAGGAAGACCATGACAAGGACGCGATCGTCGACTCCATTCACCGCATGGTGGCCGAGGTGTCGGCGTATGTACCGGGTTACCGCCTCGTGGCCGACCCTGTCTTCGAGAATGGTCGCTACGACACACCGCGTGGCGAGGTTACGACCCGCGTGGTTGTCCTCCTCGAAGTCGCAGGCGCAGGGGACTTCTTCCCGCCGTATGCAGGCAACCTCGACATCATGACCGCCTCTGCGGTGCGCGTGGCTGAGTCCGCCATCCCCTCCGGAGTTTCCGTATGA
- a CDS encoding TetR/AcrR family transcriptional regulator, protein MAPDNCRQSRRHELRREMILKAAAEEFALQGFANATLERIGERIGLSKASLYYYVSSKEQLLALILEQVTSRIAKQAALTEGSAESKLRAFVKAHVTVVATSVEGQVLGENVNVLLDRSTHEQFADVRERHERRLIQILQEGIEAGEFRSLPVRPAVKLMFGGLNSIPIWYRPEGTLSLDALTQEVVDWMLGGLTIGDGPR, encoded by the coding sequence TTGGCACCAGACAATTGTCGTCAGTCGCGCCGGCATGAGTTGCGACGCGAGATGATCTTGAAAGCGGCCGCGGAGGAATTCGCGCTGCAGGGGTTCGCCAACGCGACATTGGAACGCATAGGCGAGCGAATCGGCTTGTCCAAGGCCAGCCTGTACTACTACGTCAGCAGCAAAGAGCAGTTGTTGGCACTGATCCTGGAGCAGGTGACGTCCCGTATCGCCAAACAGGCGGCTTTGACGGAGGGATCTGCGGAATCAAAGTTGCGAGCGTTCGTGAAGGCTCACGTGACAGTCGTCGCAACGTCCGTGGAGGGTCAGGTACTGGGTGAGAACGTGAATGTACTGCTGGATCGTTCCACGCACGAACAGTTTGCCGATGTCCGAGAGAGACATGAGCGTCGGCTGATCCAGATCCTGCAAGAAGGGATTGAGGCAGGTGAGTTCAGGTCCTTGCCGGTCAGGCCGGCGGTAAAGCTCATGTTCGGTGGATTGAACTCCATTCCTATCTGGTACCGGCCCGAGGGGACGCTGAGCTTGGATGCGCTGACCCAAGAAGTTGTCGATTGGATGCTCGGTGGGTTGACAATTGGAGATGGTCCTCGGTGA
- the dmpG gene encoding 4-hydroxy-2-oxovalerate aldolase: protein MTTATTNASPAFRLTDSTLRDGSHAVHHQFTAGQVRSVVVALDKAGVPVIEVTHGDGLGGSSFNYGFSGTREMDLISVAVETAERARIAVLMVPGIGLKDHLREVAEKGVQIARIATHCTEADVTQQHIGLTKELGMEAVGFLMLAHKLSPEDLLEQARKMQDYGADCVYVVDSAGALTISEAKRRVATLKAGLDVEVGIHAHNNLSLAVANSLGALEEGVDQIDGCSVGLGAGAGNCPTEVLVAVCDRQDIPTGVDTFSVIDAAETVVRPLQPTQGVIDRDGLLLGYAGVYGSFLHHVKAAASRYDVSSSDIILELGRRGMVGGQEDMIIDVALQLKSGGA, encoded by the coding sequence ATGACCACTGCAACCACCAACGCTTCGCCCGCCTTCCGTCTGACCGACTCGACGCTCCGGGACGGGTCCCACGCGGTCCATCACCAGTTCACTGCCGGACAGGTGAGATCGGTTGTCGTTGCCCTCGACAAGGCCGGCGTCCCGGTGATCGAGGTCACCCATGGAGATGGACTGGGCGGGTCGTCGTTCAACTATGGCTTCTCCGGAACCCGGGAGATGGATCTCATCAGCGTGGCCGTCGAGACTGCCGAGCGGGCCCGCATCGCGGTCCTCATGGTGCCCGGTATCGGGTTGAAGGACCACCTGCGCGAGGTGGCGGAGAAGGGCGTGCAGATCGCGAGGATTGCGACGCACTGTACCGAGGCCGACGTCACCCAGCAGCACATCGGACTCACGAAGGAGCTGGGCATGGAGGCCGTTGGTTTCCTCATGCTGGCCCACAAGCTGTCGCCGGAGGACCTCCTCGAGCAAGCCCGAAAGATGCAGGATTATGGTGCTGACTGCGTCTACGTAGTGGACTCTGCCGGTGCGCTGACCATCAGCGAGGCGAAGCGACGCGTGGCCACGCTCAAGGCGGGCCTGGACGTCGAGGTGGGAATCCACGCCCACAACAACCTTTCCCTGGCGGTGGCCAACTCCCTCGGAGCCCTTGAAGAGGGCGTCGACCAAATCGATGGCTGCAGCGTCGGGCTCGGCGCGGGCGCGGGCAACTGCCCCACTGAGGTACTCGTGGCGGTCTGTGACCGGCAGGACATCCCAACTGGCGTGGACACGTTCAGCGTCATCGATGCTGCCGAGACCGTGGTCCGCCCGCTTCAACCCACCCAAGGGGTCATCGACCGAGACGGGCTGCTTCTCGGCTACGCGGGGGTCTATGGCTCCTTCCTGCATCACGTCAAGGCGGCTGCGAGCCGGTACGACGTGTCGTCGAGCGACATCATCCTGGAGCTGGGACGCCGAGGCATGGTCGGTGGACAGGAGGACATGATCATCGACGTCGCGCTGCAACTGAAGTCGGGTGGCGCATAA
- a CDS encoding PaaI family thioesterase produces the protein MTAGDGEQDPAALGQAIKEAFAQREWVAGDRLPSHAAWCFVCGKDNPSGLGLEVFAAEGQSVSATQQFDVSHGGAPGVAHGGAVAAVLDDLFGFVLVRVMVPAVTRDLRVTYRLPTRLGVDTELSATLVERRGRDLYMEASASQAGRRIVTASAHFVEVDVAHLFDPSARFDLQD, from the coding sequence GTGACTGCCGGCGACGGAGAACAAGATCCTGCGGCGCTCGGCCAAGCGATCAAAGAGGCCTTCGCGCAGAGGGAGTGGGTCGCGGGAGATCGCTTGCCGTCGCACGCCGCGTGGTGCTTCGTGTGCGGGAAAGACAACCCGTCGGGTCTGGGGCTGGAGGTCTTTGCCGCCGAGGGCCAGTCTGTCAGTGCCACACAGCAGTTCGACGTCTCCCACGGTGGCGCCCCGGGGGTGGCACATGGGGGGGCCGTCGCCGCGGTTCTGGATGACCTGTTCGGATTTGTCCTGGTCCGTGTCATGGTGCCTGCCGTGACACGGGACCTCCGTGTCACCTATCGATTGCCGACGAGACTCGGTGTCGATACCGAGCTCTCCGCAACGCTCGTGGAGCGTCGCGGGAGAGACTTGTACATGGAGGCATCGGCAAGCCAGGCAGGGCGTCGGATCGTCACGGCGTCGGCCCACTTCGTCGAAGTGGACGTCGCGCACCTCTTCGACCCATCCGCCCGGTTCGACCTCCAGGATTGA